Proteins encoded within one genomic window of Prauserella marina:
- the mftR gene encoding mycofactocin system transcriptional regulator (MftR, the mycofactocin system transcriptional regulator, is an uncharacterized TetR family DNA-binding transcription factor. Its role is inferred by context. It occurs as part of the biosynthesis locus for mycofactocin, a partially characterized electron carrier derived from the terminal Val-Tyr dipeptide of the precursor peptide MftA, through a radical SAM enzyme-mediated process.): MVTSPPELPVRPGRRRSTSRQQLESVAFELFELHGFDATTVDDIAKGAGIGRRTFFRYFESKNDVVWGAFSEQLDRMRLQFDSRPADEPLMASLRAVVVEFNRVEPEEEPRHRRRMELILRVPALLAHSTLRYGEWRDVVAEFAAGRLGERPESLRPQAIAHAALGVALAGYQHWLGEGGVERVALCDVLDAAFADLAEGFAPPPGEPTREA; the protein is encoded by the coding sequence ATGGTCACCAGTCCGCCAGAACTACCCGTTCGGCCGGGGAGGCGTCGTTCCACGAGCCGACAACAACTCGAAAGTGTCGCCTTCGAGTTGTTCGAGCTGCACGGATTCGACGCGACCACCGTCGATGACATCGCCAAGGGCGCGGGTATCGGGAGGCGCACCTTCTTCCGGTACTTCGAATCGAAAAACGATGTCGTGTGGGGCGCTTTCAGCGAACAACTCGACCGCATGCGCCTGCAATTCGACAGCCGTCCCGCCGACGAGCCGCTCATGGCGTCGTTGCGTGCGGTCGTGGTCGAGTTCAACAGGGTCGAGCCCGAGGAGGAGCCGCGCCACCGCAGGCGCATGGAACTGATCCTGCGCGTTCCCGCCCTGCTCGCGCATTCAACCCTCCGCTACGGCGAATGGCGGGACGTCGTCGCCGAGTTCGCGGCGGGAAGGCTCGGCGAGCGGCCGGAATCGCTGCGCCCGCAAGCCATCGCCCACGCCGCGCTCGGCGTGGCGCTTGCCGGATACCAGCACTGGCTCGGCGAAGGCGGCGTCGAGCGGGTCGCGCTGTGCGACGTCCTCGACGCCGCCTTCGCCGACCTCGCGGAAGGGTTCGCTCCGCCTCCCGGAGAACCTACGCGGGAGGCTTGA
- a CDS encoding GreA/GreB family elongation factor, protein MTSTGGLSPATRQRLENELEQIREQRSALAARLGDDPLGDSADQAELLGRAEHASRLDQRIAEITDLLHGGPIPDSDSALPSGTQVTLKFADGSVEEMVVVGIAEEAGDDLSALTADSPLGKAIAGHKKGDKFTYRTPAGEASAEIVELKPPA, encoded by the coding sequence ATGACGTCGACCGGAGGCTTGAGCCCGGCCACCCGCCAGCGGCTTGAGAACGAGCTGGAACAGATCCGAGAGCAACGGAGTGCGCTGGCGGCGCGGCTCGGCGACGATCCGCTTGGCGACAGCGCGGATCAGGCCGAATTGCTCGGCCGCGCCGAGCACGCGTCACGGCTTGACCAGCGGATCGCCGAAATCACCGACCTGCTGCACGGTGGGCCGATACCGGATTCCGATTCCGCGTTGCCCTCCGGCACCCAGGTCACGCTGAAGTTCGCCGACGGCAGTGTCGAGGAGATGGTGGTCGTCGGGATCGCGGAGGAAGCGGGTGACGATCTTTCGGCGCTCACCGCCGACAGCCCGCTCGGCAAGGCCATCGCCGGTCACAAGAAGGGCGACAAGTTCACCTACCGCACTCCGGCTGGTGAGGCTTCCGCCGAGATCGTCGAGCTCAAGCCTCCCGCGTAG
- a CDS encoding Tex family protein — protein sequence MVSIDQKIAEELGVGAGQVQAAVGLLDGGSTVPFIARYRKEVTGALDDTQLRTLEERLRYLRELEERRTTILDSIREQGKLDEALEARIMAADSKARLEDIYLPYKPKRRTKAQIAREAGLEPLADGLLSDPSTEPQAAAAVFVDAEKGVADTAAALDGARAILVERFAEDADLIGELRERMWTRGWVTSKVRQGKETEGAKFADYFEFAEPFTKLPSHRILALFRGEKEEVLDLTTDPGEPGSDNPGADYETRIAARFGVSDEGRPADKWLSDTVRWAWRTKILLHLGIDLRMRLRQAAEDEAVRVFAANLRDLLLAAPAGTRATMGLDPGYRTGVKVAIVDGTGKVVTTDTIFPHKPQSKWDESLVKLEKLAREHNVQLIAIGNGTASRETDKLAGELVKLRPELKLTKIVVSEAGASVYSASAYASQELPGMDVSLRGAVSIARRLQDPLAELVKIDPKSIGVGQYQHDLAESKLSRSLDAVVEDCVNAVGVDLNTASVPLLSRVSGIGTGLAENIVAHRDGNGPFRSRTALKEVARLGPKAFEQCAGFLRIPDGDDPLDASSVHPESYPVVHRILDETKVGIAELIGNPRALRGLDPKTFADDTFGLPTVTDIFAELEKPGRDPRPEFTTATFAEGVETMGDLKQGMTLEGVVTNVAAFGAFVDVGVHQDGLVHVSAMSRTFVKDPREVVKPGDVVKVKVLDVDVPRKRISLTLRLDDDTSPGQGQRGGGPRGQSGQQGQRGSGNQGQGGQRKGKQQGGKQRDDRKAPAGGAMADALRKAGYGK from the coding sequence ATGGTGTCCATTGACCAGAAGATCGCCGAAGAGCTCGGTGTCGGCGCGGGGCAGGTACAGGCGGCTGTCGGCTTGCTCGACGGCGGCTCGACCGTGCCGTTCATCGCGCGATACCGCAAGGAAGTGACCGGAGCTCTCGACGACACGCAACTGCGCACGCTGGAGGAACGCCTCCGCTATTTGCGTGAGCTTGAGGAACGGCGTACGACGATCCTCGACTCGATCCGCGAACAGGGCAAGCTGGACGAGGCGCTGGAGGCCCGCATCATGGCGGCCGACTCCAAGGCCCGCCTCGAAGACATCTACCTGCCGTACAAGCCCAAGCGGCGCACCAAGGCCCAGATCGCGAGGGAAGCGGGGCTGGAACCGCTTGCCGACGGGCTGCTCTCCGATCCGTCGACGGAACCGCAGGCAGCCGCCGCGGTGTTCGTCGACGCCGAGAAGGGGGTCGCCGACACCGCCGCCGCGCTCGACGGTGCTCGCGCCATCCTCGTCGAACGGTTCGCCGAGGATGCCGACCTGATCGGCGAGCTGCGCGAGCGGATGTGGACGCGGGGCTGGGTGACCTCCAAGGTCAGGCAGGGCAAGGAAACCGAAGGCGCGAAGTTCGCCGACTACTTCGAATTCGCCGAGCCCTTCACCAAGCTGCCCTCGCACCGCATCCTCGCCCTGTTCAGGGGCGAGAAAGAAGAGGTGCTCGACCTGACGACCGACCCGGGCGAGCCGGGGTCGGACAATCCGGGCGCCGACTACGAGACTCGTATCGCGGCCCGTTTCGGGGTGTCCGACGAGGGCAGGCCAGCCGACAAGTGGTTGTCGGACACGGTGCGCTGGGCGTGGCGGACCAAGATCCTGCTTCACCTCGGCATCGACCTGCGGATGCGGCTGCGTCAGGCGGCTGAGGACGAGGCAGTCCGGGTGTTCGCGGCCAACCTGCGCGACCTGCTGCTCGCCGCCCCCGCCGGTACCCGCGCGACGATGGGTCTCGACCCCGGCTACCGCACCGGGGTGAAGGTCGCCATCGTCGACGGCACCGGCAAGGTCGTCACCACCGACACGATCTTCCCGCACAAGCCGCAGTCGAAGTGGGACGAGTCGCTCGTCAAGCTGGAGAAGCTGGCCCGCGAGCACAACGTGCAGTTGATCGCGATCGGCAACGGCACCGCTTCGAGGGAAACCGACAAACTCGCGGGCGAGCTGGTGAAGCTGCGTCCCGAGCTGAAGCTGACGAAGATCGTCGTTTCCGAGGCGGGCGCTTCGGTGTATTCCGCCTCGGCCTACGCGTCCCAGGAACTGCCGGGCATGGACGTGTCGCTGCGCGGCGCGGTGTCGATCGCGAGGCGGCTACAGGACCCGCTCGCCGAGCTGGTCAAGATCGATCCCAAGTCGATCGGTGTCGGTCAGTACCAGCACGACCTCGCCGAGTCGAAGCTCTCGCGCTCGCTGGACGCCGTCGTCGAGGACTGCGTGAACGCGGTCGGCGTCGACCTGAACACGGCCTCGGTTCCGCTGCTGAGCAGGGTGTCGGGCATCGGGACGGGACTCGCCGAGAACATCGTCGCCCACCGCGACGGCAACGGCCCGTTCCGCAGCCGCACCGCGCTCAAGGAGGTGGCGCGGCTCGGGCCGAAGGCGTTCGAGCAGTGCGCGGGCTTCCTCCGGATCCCGGATGGCGACGATCCGCTCGACGCCTCCAGCGTGCACCCCGAGTCCTACCCGGTGGTGCATCGCATCCTGGACGAGACGAAGGTCGGCATCGCCGAGCTGATCGGCAATCCGAGGGCGCTGCGTGGACTCGACCCGAAGACCTTTGCCGACGACACCTTCGGCCTGCCGACCGTCACCGACATCTTCGCCGAGCTGGAGAAGCCGGGACGCGACCCGAGGCCCGAGTTCACGACGGCCACCTTTGCCGAGGGCGTCGAGACGATGGGCGACCTCAAGCAGGGGATGACGCTGGAGGGCGTCGTCACCAACGTCGCCGCGTTCGGTGCTTTCGTCGATGTCGGCGTGCACCAGGACGGCCTCGTGCACGTCTCCGCGATGTCGCGCACGTTCGTCAAGGACCCGCGCGAGGTCGTCAAACCGGGCGACGTGGTCAAGGTGAAGGTGCTCGATGTCGACGTGCCGAGGAAGCGGATCTCGCTGACGCTGCGGCTCGACGACGACACCTCACCCGGTCAGGGGCAGCGCGGCGGCGGACCGCGAGGACAGAGCGGACAGCAGGGGCAGCGCGGGTCCGGCAACCAGGGCCAGGGCGGCCAGCGCAAGGGCAAGCAGCAGGGCGGAAAGCAGCGCGATGACCGCAAGGCCCCCGCTGGTGGTGCGATGGCCGACGCGTTGCGCAAGGCCGGATACGGCAAGTGA
- the ilvD gene encoding dihydroxy-acid dehydratase, which yields MADRDRKPRSTEVTDGIERAAARGMLRALGMGDDDFAKPQIGIASSWNEITPCNLSLRRLGDAAKLGVSGAAGFPMEFGTISVSDGISMGHEGMHFSLVSREVIADSVETVMEAERLDGAVLLAGCDKSLPGMLMAAARLDVAAVFLYAGSTLPGTVDGREVTIIDAFEAVGACARGLIGRDEVERIEKAICPGEGACGGMYTANTMACAAEALGMSLPGSASPPSVDRRRDRFARASGEAVVGLIDAGVTARDILTREAFENAIAVVMALGGSTNAVLHLLAIAHEADVELTLGDFARIGDRVPHLADVKPFGRHVMTAVDRVGGVPVVMKALLDAGLLHGDCRTVTGKTVAENLAELAPPGLDGEVIRKLADPIHPTGGLTILHGSLAPEGAVVKSAGFDSARFEGTARVFDGEQAAMNALGELKAGDVVVIRNEGPRGGPGMREMLAVTGAIKGAGLGKDVLLLTDGRFSGGTTGLCIGHVAPEAAHGGPIAFVRDGDPIVLDMTARTLDVKVGEQEMARRAEGWRMPEVPRRTGVLAKYAKLVGSAANGAVCT from the coding sequence ATGGCCGATCGCGACAGGAAACCACGCAGCACCGAGGTCACCGACGGCATCGAGAGGGCAGCCGCGAGAGGCATGCTCAGGGCTCTCGGTATGGGGGACGACGATTTCGCGAAGCCGCAGATCGGTATCGCGTCCTCGTGGAACGAGATCACCCCGTGCAACCTGTCGCTGCGCAGGCTCGGAGACGCGGCGAAGCTCGGCGTGTCAGGCGCGGCGGGGTTCCCGATGGAGTTCGGGACCATTTCGGTGAGCGACGGTATCTCGATGGGGCACGAGGGGATGCACTTCTCCCTCGTGTCGAGGGAGGTCATCGCCGATTCGGTCGAGACCGTGATGGAGGCCGAACGGCTCGACGGCGCGGTACTGCTCGCCGGGTGCGACAAGAGCCTGCCCGGCATGCTGATGGCCGCCGCGCGGCTCGACGTTGCCGCGGTGTTCCTCTACGCCGGTTCCACCCTGCCCGGGACGGTCGACGGCAGGGAGGTCACCATCATCGACGCGTTCGAAGCGGTCGGCGCCTGCGCGCGGGGGCTCATCGGCCGCGACGAGGTCGAGCGCATCGAGAAAGCCATCTGCCCCGGCGAGGGTGCCTGCGGCGGCATGTACACGGCGAACACGATGGCGTGTGCCGCGGAGGCGCTCGGTATGTCGTTGCCCGGCTCGGCCAGCCCGCCTTCGGTGGATCGCAGGCGCGACCGGTTCGCCCGCGCGAGCGGGGAGGCGGTCGTCGGGCTCATCGACGCGGGCGTCACCGCCCGCGACATCCTCACCAGGGAAGCGTTCGAGAACGCGATCGCCGTCGTCATGGCGCTCGGCGGCTCAACGAACGCGGTGCTGCACCTGCTGGCCATCGCCCATGAGGCCGACGTCGAGCTGACTCTCGGGGACTTCGCCAGGATCGGGGACAGGGTCCCGCACCTCGCCGACGTGAAGCCCTTCGGCAGGCACGTCATGACGGCCGTCGACAGGGTCGGCGGGGTACCCGTGGTGATGAAGGCGCTGCTCGACGCGGGGCTGCTGCACGGCGATTGCCGCACCGTGACGGGGAAGACGGTCGCCGAGAATCTCGCCGAGCTGGCGCCGCCCGGCCTGGACGGCGAGGTGATCCGGAAGCTGGCCGATCCCATTCATCCGACGGGAGGGTTGACGATCCTGCACGGCAGCCTCGCGCCGGAGGGTGCCGTGGTGAAGAGCGCGGGCTTCGACTCGGCGAGGTTCGAAGGCACGGCAAGGGTTTTCGACGGCGAGCAGGCCGCGATGAACGCGCTCGGCGAGCTGAAGGCCGGTGACGTCGTCGTCATCCGCAACGAGGGGCCGAGGGGAGGGCCCGGGATGCGGGAGATGCTGGCCGTCACCGGCGCCATCAAAGGCGCCGGTCTCGGCAAGGACGTGCTGTTGCTGACCGACGGCCGGTTCTCGGGCGGTACGACGGGGCTGTGCATCGGGCACGTGGCGCCGGAGGCGGCGCACGGAGGCCCGATCGCGTTCGTGCGTGACGGTGACCCGATCGTCCTGGACATGACGGCGCGCACCCTCGACGTGAAAGTCGGGGAGCAGGAGATGGCGCGCCGTGCCGAGGGCTGGCGGATGCCGGAGGTGCCGCGCCGGACCGGTGTGCTGGCCAAGTACGCGAAGCTGGTCGGCTCGGCCGCGAACGGTGCCGTCTGCACCTGA
- a CDS encoding pyridoxamine 5'-phosphate oxidase family protein → MKVHEGIDARLSRFLLDQPVFFVGTAPTSDEGHINVSPKGMRGTFAVFGEHEVGYLDYTGSGAETLAHLRENGRIVLMFCAFTGPPNIVRLHGRGRAVLPGSPGFGELLARFDTGEHQGLRAIIDVEVTRVSDSCGFSVPLLGYTEDRDLLLRRHSRRSDEDLAEYWATRNAHSIDGLPALDPPGPP, encoded by the coding sequence ATGAAAGTGCACGAAGGGATCGACGCCCGGCTCAGCCGGTTCCTTCTCGACCAGCCGGTGTTCTTCGTCGGCACGGCACCCACGTCCGACGAAGGACACATCAACGTGTCCCCCAAGGGAATGCGCGGCACCTTCGCCGTCTTCGGCGAGCACGAAGTGGGCTACCTCGACTACACCGGCAGCGGCGCCGAGACCCTGGCCCACCTGCGGGAGAACGGCCGGATCGTGCTGATGTTCTGTGCCTTCACCGGTCCGCCGAACATCGTGCGCCTGCACGGCAGAGGCCGCGCCGTACTCCCCGGCTCCCCTGGGTTCGGCGAGCTGCTTGCCCGGTTCGACACCGGCGAGCACCAGGGCCTGCGCGCCATCATCGACGTCGAGGTCACCAGGGTCAGCGACTCGTGCGGCTTCTCCGTCCCGCTCCTCGGCTACACCGAAGACCGGGATCTGTTGCTACGCAGGCACTCCCGGCGCAGCGACGAGGACCTGGCCGAGTACTGGGCCACTCGTAACGCGCACAGCATCGACGGTCTTCCTGCGCTCGACCCGCCCGGACCGCCCTAG
- the cobN gene encoding cobaltochelatase subunit CobN, protein MILLLSTSDTDLLSAKASAAGYRLANPSRLDLAELPDLLTGATVVVVRILGTERTWADGLRLVRDSGAHVIVLGGEQTPDAELMALSTAPAGIAAEAHAYLAHGGPGNLAQLHRFLSDTLLLTGEGFEQPVEQPSWGVLERPDSGGPTIAILYYRAHHLSGNTAFVETLAEQIEAAGGRALPVYCASLRSREPAMLAELRKADALLVTVLAAGGTRPSEAGAGGDDESWDVAELAALDVPTLQALCLTSDRETWLGNDEGLSPMDAGNQMAVPEFDGRLITVPFSFKEFDADGLPRYVPDAERASRVAGIALAHARLRHTPARDRKIVLMLSAYPTKHSRVGNAVGLDTPASAVKLLRAMRELGYDLGEDAFPGVVPTGTDQPDGDALIHALIEAGGQDPEWLTEEHLSGNPIRVPASRYRQWFAALPDDLREDMVEHWGPPPGDLYVDRSGDGDGDIVLAALRAGNVVLMIQPPRGFGENPVAIYHNPDLPPSHHYLAAYRWLEEEFGAHAVVHLGKHGSLEWLPGKTAGLSASCAPDAVLGNLPLIYPFLVNDPGEGAQAKRRAHATIVDHLIPPMARAESYGDLARLEQLLDEHANIAAMDPAKLPAIRQQIWTLVQAAKLDHDLGVEQRPHDAEFDDFLLHIDGWLCEVKDAQIRDGLHILGEAPSGEARVNLVLAMLRAQQIWGGKQGAVAGLRTALGLTENAALSEVDAIEQRARDLVVAMEDNGWNAAAVETVCADAPAAVPVLRFAAEEIVPRLAGTSGELTSVLHALDGGYVPAGPSGSPLRGLVNVLPTGRNFYTVDPKAIPSRLAWETGQALADSLLTRYREDTGDWPRSVGLSVWGTSAMRTSGDDAAEVLALLGVRPVWDEASRRVTGVEAIPLAELGRPRIDVTVRISGFFRDAFGHVIDLLDDAVRLVAGLDEPEESNFVRAHVRADLDSHGDERRATTRIFGSKPGSYGAGLLPLMDSGNWRDDSDLAEVYAVWGGYAYGRDLDGAPARADMESSYRRIVVAAKNTDTREHDIADSDDYFQYHGGMIATVRALTGTAPTSYVGDSTSPDAVRTRTLGEETTRVFRARVVNPRWLAAMRKHGYKGAFELAATVDYLFGFDATAGVVQDWMYEQLTESYVLDKENQEFLAQANPWALRGIIERLDEAVDRGLWAEPDAELLDKMRAVYLRIEGDLEGE, encoded by the coding sequence GTGATCTTGCTGCTGTCCACGTCGGACACCGATTTGCTGAGTGCCAAAGCGAGCGCCGCCGGTTACCGGCTGGCCAACCCGTCGCGGCTCGACCTCGCCGAGCTGCCGGACCTGCTGACGGGTGCCACCGTCGTCGTCGTCCGCATCCTTGGCACCGAACGCACCTGGGCCGACGGACTGCGACTGGTCCGCGACAGCGGCGCGCACGTCATCGTGCTCGGTGGTGAACAGACCCCGGACGCCGAACTGATGGCGCTGTCCACCGCGCCCGCCGGTATCGCGGCCGAGGCACACGCCTACCTCGCACACGGCGGGCCGGGCAATCTCGCCCAGCTCCACCGGTTTCTCTCCGACACGCTGCTGCTGACCGGTGAGGGATTCGAGCAGCCCGTCGAGCAGCCCTCGTGGGGAGTGCTTGAGCGCCCCGATTCCGGGGGGCCGACCATCGCGATCCTCTACTACCGGGCGCACCATCTGTCCGGCAACACCGCGTTCGTGGAAACCCTCGCCGAGCAGATCGAGGCGGCGGGCGGGCGCGCGCTGCCGGTGTACTGCGCCTCGCTTCGCTCCCGCGAACCGGCGATGCTGGCCGAACTGCGCAAGGCCGACGCGTTGCTGGTGACCGTACTGGCCGCGGGAGGAACCCGGCCATCGGAAGCGGGCGCGGGCGGTGACGACGAATCGTGGGACGTCGCCGAACTCGCCGCGCTCGACGTACCGACCCTGCAAGCACTGTGCCTGACCAGTGACAGGGAAACCTGGCTCGGCAACGACGAGGGCCTTTCGCCCATGGACGCGGGCAACCAGATGGCGGTCCCCGAGTTCGACGGCAGGCTCATCACGGTTCCCTTCTCCTTCAAGGAATTCGACGCCGACGGCCTCCCCCGCTACGTCCCCGACGCCGAACGGGCCTCCCGCGTGGCGGGGATCGCGCTCGCCCACGCCAGGCTGCGGCACACCCCTGCCCGCGACCGCAAGATCGTGCTGATGCTCTCGGCCTACCCCACGAAGCACTCCCGGGTGGGCAACGCCGTCGGTCTCGACACTCCCGCCTCCGCGGTCAAGCTGCTGCGCGCCATGCGCGAACTCGGTTACGACCTCGGCGAGGACGCCTTCCCCGGCGTCGTACCGACGGGCACCGACCAGCCCGACGGTGACGCGCTGATCCACGCGCTCATCGAAGCGGGCGGCCAAGATCCGGAATGGCTCACCGAGGAACACCTTTCCGGCAACCCCATCCGCGTCCCCGCCTCCCGCTACCGGCAGTGGTTCGCCGCGCTTCCCGACGACCTGCGGGAAGACATGGTCGAACACTGGGGGCCGCCTCCCGGCGACCTCTACGTCGACCGCTCCGGCGACGGTGACGGTGACATCGTGCTGGCGGCTTTGCGCGCGGGCAACGTGGTGCTGATGATCCAGCCGCCACGCGGGTTCGGCGAGAACCCCGTCGCCATCTACCACAACCCCGACCTGCCGCCGAGCCATCACTATCTCGCCGCCTACCGGTGGCTCGAAGAGGAGTTCGGCGCGCACGCCGTGGTGCACCTCGGCAAGCACGGCTCGCTGGAATGGCTGCCAGGCAAGACGGCGGGACTCTCCGCGTCCTGCGCACCCGACGCCGTGCTCGGCAACCTGCCGTTGATCTACCCGTTCCTGGTCAACGACCCCGGCGAGGGCGCGCAGGCCAAACGCAGGGCACACGCCACGATCGTCGACCACCTCATCCCGCCCATGGCGAGAGCGGAAAGCTACGGCGACCTCGCGCGCCTGGAACAGCTACTCGACGAGCACGCCAACATCGCGGCCATGGACCCGGCGAAACTGCCCGCCATCCGGCAGCAGATCTGGACACTGGTGCAGGCGGCCAAACTCGACCACGACCTCGGCGTCGAGCAACGACCGCACGACGCGGAGTTCGACGACTTCCTGCTGCACATCGACGGCTGGTTGTGCGAGGTGAAGGACGCGCAGATCCGCGACGGGCTGCACATCCTCGGCGAAGCCCCCTCCGGCGAGGCACGCGTCAACCTCGTGCTCGCGATGCTGCGAGCCCAGCAGATCTGGGGCGGCAAACAGGGCGCCGTCGCGGGGCTGCGCACCGCGCTGGGGCTCACCGAGAACGCCGCACTGTCCGAAGTGGATGCCATCGAGCAGCGGGCACGCGACCTCGTGGTGGCCATGGAGGACAACGGCTGGAACGCCGCGGCAGTCGAGACGGTGTGCGCCGACGCTCCAGCCGCCGTACCCGTGCTCCGGTTCGCCGCCGAGGAGATCGTGCCGAGGCTGGCGGGAACCAGCGGTGAGCTCACCTCGGTACTGCACGCGCTCGACGGTGGCTACGTCCCGGCAGGGCCCAGCGGATCGCCACTGCGCGGACTCGTCAACGTGCTGCCGACCGGCCGCAACTTCTACACCGTCGACCCCAAGGCGATTCCGAGCAGGCTGGCGTGGGAGACGGGACAGGCGCTCGCCGACTCGCTGCTGACCCGCTACCGCGAGGACACCGGCGACTGGCCCCGCTCCGTCGGTCTCTCGGTGTGGGGAACCTCGGCGATGCGCACCTCGGGTGACGACGCCGCGGAAGTGCTCGCGCTACTCGGCGTCCGGCCGGTATGGGACGAGGCTTCGCGCAGGGTCACCGGCGTCGAGGCCATCCCGCTCGCCGAACTCGGCAGGCCCCGCATCGACGTGACCGTGCGGATCAGCGGCTTCTTCCGCGACGCCTTCGGTCATGTCATCGATCTGCTCGACGACGCGGTCCGGCTGGTCGCGGGCCTCGACGAACCGGAAGAGTCGAACTTCGTGCGCGCCCACGTGCGCGCCGACCTCGACTCCCACGGCGACGAACGAAGGGCTACCACCCGCATCTTCGGCTCGAAACCGGGCAGCTACGGCGCGGGACTGCTGCCGCTCATGGATTCCGGCAACTGGCGAGACGACTCCGACCTCGCCGAGGTCTACGCCGTATGGGGTGGCTACGCCTACGGCCGCGACCTCGACGGCGCACCAGCCCGCGCGGACATGGAGAGCTCCTACCGGCGCATCGTGGTCGCCGCGAAGAACACCGACACCCGCGAGCACGACATCGCCGACTCCGACGACTACTTCCAGTACCACGGCGGCATGATCGCGACGGTGCGCGCGCTCACCGGAACCGCGCCCACGTCCTACGTCGGTGACAGCACCAGCCCGGACGCCGTGCGCACCCGCACTCTCGGCGAGGAAACCACGCGGGTGTTCCGTGCTCGCGTCGTCAACCCCAGGTGGCTCGCCGCCATGCGCAAGCACGGCTACAAGGGAGCGTTCGAACTCGCCGCGACCGTCGACTACCTCTTCGGGTTCGACGCGACGGCAGGGGTCGTGCAGGACTGGATGTACGAGCAGCTCACCGAGTCCTACGTACTGGACAAGGAAAACCAGGAATTCCTCGCACAGGCCAATCCGTGGGCGTTGCGCGGCATCATCGAACGGCTCGACGAGGCCGTCGACCGCGGGCTGTGGGCCGAACCGGACGCCGAATTGCTCGACAAGATGCGCGCCGTATACCTCCGTATCGAAGGTGATCTCGAAGGCGAGTAG
- a CDS encoding precorrin-3B synthase, with protein sequence MPGSPPVPDRVRADACPGVFATHPAKDGLLARVRLPGGALTGAQAIAVAECAETLGDGAIHLTSRANLQLRAVRDEGKLVAALSGAGLLPKPSHERVRNILGSPLSGLSGGRTDIRPLVAELDRKLCATPELASLPGRFLFAFDDGRGDVAGEGADVAWRAITADSGAVLLAGADTGSRVPKGEAAAALIALAVTFQRIRGTAWRMRELGAEKVMALTGTAEPPLRAAAPPDIGEHDGVVVAAPVLGTVSSAELRVLGRRGAVVVTPWRTLVLSPEQAGAVPGLLTDPSAPLAGVSACAGSPGCARSLADVRADARSLSERGTGGRRVHFSGCERRCGRPSGDHADVLAEREGYRADGTWVATSDLAVTLRGRQ encoded by the coding sequence GTGCCAGGGTCTCCGCCTGTTCCCGATCGCGTCCGCGCCGACGCGTGCCCTGGCGTTTTCGCTACGCACCCCGCGAAAGACGGGCTGCTCGCGCGGGTCCGGTTGCCCGGCGGCGCGCTGACCGGAGCGCAGGCGATCGCGGTCGCGGAGTGCGCGGAAACCCTTGGTGACGGTGCGATCCATCTCACGTCGAGAGCGAATCTCCAACTACGCGCCGTACGCGACGAGGGGAAGCTCGTCGCCGCGCTGTCCGGCGCCGGTTTGCTGCCGAAGCCCAGCCACGAGCGGGTCCGCAACATCCTTGGTTCGCCGCTGTCGGGCTTGTCGGGCGGCCGGACCGACATCAGGCCGCTCGTCGCCGAACTCGACCGGAAGCTGTGCGCCACGCCGGAACTCGCGTCGTTGCCCGGCAGGTTCCTCTTCGCCTTCGACGACGGAAGGGGCGACGTGGCTGGTGAGGGCGCCGACGTCGCGTGGAGGGCGATCACCGCGGACTCGGGGGCGGTGCTGCTGGCCGGTGCCGACACCGGATCGCGGGTGCCCAAGGGGGAAGCCGCCGCCGCGCTCATCGCGCTCGCCGTGACGTTCCAGCGGATCCGGGGCACCGCGTGGCGGATGAGGGAACTGGGTGCGGAGAAAGTCATGGCACTCACCGGCACGGCCGAACCTCCGCTGAGAGCCGCGGCCCCGCCGGACATCGGCGAGCACGACGGCGTCGTGGTGGCCGCTCCGGTGCTCGGCACGGTGTCCTCCGCCGAATTGCGGGTGCTCGGAAGGCGCGGCGCCGTCGTGGTCACCCCGTGGCGCACGCTGGTGCTGTCGCCGGAACAGGCCGGTGCGGTACCAGGGCTGCTCACCGATCCCTCGGCGCCGTTGGCCGGGGTCAGCGCGTGTGCCGGCAGTCCGGGTTGCGCCAGGTCGCTCGCCGACGTGCGCGCCGACGCGCGGTCGCTGAGTGAACGTGGAACTGGGGGAAGGCGCGTGCATTTCTCCGGTTGCGAGCGCCGCTGCGGGCGCCCCTCCGGTGATCACGCCGACGTGCTCGCGGAGCGAGAAGGGTACCGGGCCGACGGTACGTGGGTGGCGACCAGCGATCTCGCCGTGACCTTGAGAGGACGACAGTGA